A stretch of Colletotrichum lupini chromosome 2, complete sequence DNA encodes these proteins:
- a CDS encoding histone-like transcription factor and archaeal histone yields MADDTTYAPKSPDLSSFFSAAPAPPTPPLHTHSLQHYQQQLSKLQTSPSPSASAAPPPVYEYSSPSARIHHPSQSSSTPVHIKQEQPHFPSPAVIKTEFSSYQPPLQPHHHQGQHQHQYQPLQQQQQQEQHQHHQHYLSPQYHHQSPPHNHPSPQYPPPHMQSAYGIQPVLNYQEQQAHQPKTPQSHGFLDQKNFGGAPQLHDIPYNPDTQHLPQTPASATMPPRKNTKQADSPPPIDPSPVRTKFPTARIKRIMQADEEVGKVAQQTPIAVGKALEMFMIAVVSRSAEIAREKNSKRVTAQMLKQVIETDGQYDFLADIAAKVGDEEKRGGRSKAESSSDEEMEVETKKKGKGGRKKKAAA; encoded by the coding sequence atggCGGACGACACGACCTACGCACCAAAGTCGCCGGAcctctcttcttttttctcGGCAGCACCCGCCCCGCCTACACCTCCACTGCACACTCACAGTCTGCAGCACTACCAGCAACAACTGAGCAAGCTCCAAACCTCTCCGTCTCCGTCTGCGTCTGCTGCACCACCGCCCGTATATGAATACTCCTCCCCCTCAGCACGCATTCACCACCCAAGCCAGTCATCTTCTACTCCTGTTCACATCAAACAAGAGCAGCCCCACTTCCCATCACCAGCGGTAATCAAAACGGAATTCTCTTCCTATCAGCCACCGCTACAaccccaccaccaccaaggtcagcaccagcaccagtACCAACCGCTtcagcaacaacagcagcaggAGCAGCACCAACACCACCAACATTACCTATCTCCTCAATACCACCACCAGTCACCGCCACACAACCACCCATCTCCGCAATATCCCCCACCACATATGCAAAGCGCCTATGGGATACAGCCCGTTCTCAACTACCAGGAACAGCAAGCTCATCAGCCCAAAACACCTCAAAGCCACGGATTTCTAGACCAAAAAAACTTTGGCGGAGCACCCCAATTACACGATATCCCCTACAACCCAGATACACAACATCTACCACAAACACCAGCTTCAGCAACTATGCCTCCCAGAAAGAACACAAAGCAGGCTGACTCGCCACCTCCGATTGACCCATCACCCGTTCGGACAAAGTTCCCCACAGCCAGGATAAAGCGTATCATGCAGGCTGATGAGGAGGTTGGCAAGGTCGCCCAGCAGACTCCCATTGCTGTTGGCAAGGCTCTCGAGATGTTCATGATTGCTGTTGTCAGCCGAAGTGCCGAAATCGCACGGGAGAAGAACTCCAAGCGTGTCACGGCTCAGATGCTCAAGCAAGTCATCGAGACAGATGGCCAGTATGACTTCTTGGCCGACATTGCTGCAAAGGTTGGCGACGAAGAGAAGAGAGGTGGCCGCTCCAAGGCTGAGTCGTCAAGCGACGAGGAAATGGAAGTTGagacgaagaagaagggcaagggCGGCCGTAAGAAGAAGGCCGCTGCATGA